In one Sphingobium sp. MI1205 genomic region, the following are encoded:
- the bioB gene encoding biotin synthase BioB: protein MTIHTAPRTDWTRDEIAALFDLPFNDLMFEAQSLHRANFPRNEVQLSTLVSIKTGGCPEDCGYCSQSTEAESGLKATKLMDVQAVLQAAAQAKDHGSGRFCMGAAWRNPKERDMPKLIEMVKGVRQMGMETCMTLGMLSADQAKQLADAGLDYYNHNIDTSPENYAKVITTRTFEDRIETLENVRGAGINVCCGGIVGMGETRSDRIGFLHALATMPHPESVPINALVPVEGTVLGDMLKDTPLGRIDEVEFVRTVAVARIVMPQSMVRLSAGRESMSEACQALCFMAGANSIFTGDKLLTAANAGDDKDAALLAKLGMIAMQAQPHGHLEAAE, encoded by the coding sequence TTGACCATCCATACTGCCCCCCGCACTGACTGGACCCGTGACGAGATCGCCGCGCTGTTCGACTTGCCCTTCAACGACCTAATGTTCGAGGCGCAGTCGCTTCATCGTGCGAATTTCCCGCGCAATGAGGTGCAGCTTTCGACGCTGGTGTCGATCAAGACCGGCGGCTGTCCAGAGGATTGCGGCTATTGCAGTCAATCCACGGAGGCGGAAAGCGGCCTGAAAGCCACCAAGCTGATGGACGTTCAGGCCGTGCTTCAGGCGGCGGCGCAGGCAAAGGATCATGGCTCGGGCCGCTTCTGCATGGGTGCGGCGTGGCGCAATCCCAAGGAAAGGGACATGCCCAAGCTCATCGAAATGGTGAAGGGCGTGCGCCAGATGGGCATGGAAACCTGCATGACGCTGGGCATGCTGTCGGCCGACCAGGCGAAGCAACTCGCGGATGCGGGGCTGGATTATTACAATCACAACATCGACACTTCGCCGGAAAATTACGCCAAAGTCATCACCACCCGGACCTTTGAAGACCGGATCGAGACGCTGGAAAATGTCCGCGGCGCCGGGATCAATGTGTGTTGCGGCGGGATCGTCGGGATGGGTGAGACGCGCTCGGATCGCATCGGTTTCCTGCATGCGCTCGCTACCATGCCGCATCCTGAAAGTGTGCCGATCAACGCGCTGGTGCCGGTTGAAGGCACCGTGCTGGGCGACATGCTCAAGGACACGCCGCTTGGCCGTATCGACGAGGTGGAGTTCGTTCGCACCGTCGCAGTGGCGCGGATCGTCATGCCGCAGTCAATGGTACGCCTCTCGGCGGGTCGCGAAAGCATGAGCGAGGCGTGCCAGGCACTCTGCTTTATGGCAGGCGCGAATAGCATCTTCACCGGAGACAAGCTGCTGACGGCGGCGAATGCAGGGGACGATAAGGACGCCGCGCTGCTGGCGAAGCTGGGTATGATCGCAATGCAGGCCCAGCCGCACGGGCATCTGGAGGCGGCTGAATGA
- the scpA gene encoding methylmalonyl-CoA mutase yields the protein MTDKPTLDQWATAAAKEVKGKDLNWETPEGITVKPLYTAEDVTVDPGLPGFAPFTRGVKASMYAGRPWTIRQYAGFSTAEESNAFYRRNLAAGQKGLSVAFDLATHRGYDSDHPRVVGDVGKAGVAIDTIEDMKILFDGIPLDQMSVSMTMNGAVIPILAFFIVAGEEQGVDRKLLDGTIQNDILKEFMVRNTYIYPPEPSMRIISDIFGYTSREMPKFNSISISGYHMQEAGATQVQELAFTIADGMEYVKYGVASGLDIDKFAGRLSFFFAIGMNFFMEIAKLRAARVLWHRAMTKLGAQDERSKMLRTHCQTSGVSLTEQDPYNNVMRTTIEAMAAMLGGTQSLHTNALDEAIALPTDFSARIARNTQIVIQEETGMTKVVDPLGGSYYVEALTQQLVDAAQEIIDRVQAEGGMAKAVAAGWPKAMIETAAAARQARVDRGEDVIVGVNKYRLANEDLLETLEVDNSKVRESQITRINRVKAERDEEACQAALEALRKAAAGPQSIENNLLAHAVEAARARATLGEISSAMEASFDRYGTVPTPVKGVYAEPYAQDSRWKQVLDGVQAVERRLGRKPKLLIAKMGQDGHDRGANVIASAFGDMGFDVVSGPLFQTPEETVVLALDSGVDVVGASSLAAGHKTLIPELIKQLREKGRGDIKVIAGGVIPPQDYDFLRDAGVQGIYGPGSNVVECAADVLRLLGHNMPPAGLEEAA from the coding sequence ATGACCGACAAGCCGACACTGGACCAGTGGGCCACCGCTGCCGCCAAGGAAGTGAAGGGTAAGGACCTCAACTGGGAAACCCCAGAGGGGATTACGGTCAAGCCGCTATATACGGCCGAGGATGTGACCGTCGATCCCGGCCTGCCGGGTTTCGCGCCTTTCACGCGCGGTGTGAAGGCCTCCATGTATGCGGGGCGTCCCTGGACCATCCGCCAATATGCAGGTTTCTCCACCGCCGAAGAGTCGAACGCCTTTTACCGCCGGAACCTGGCGGCGGGGCAAAAGGGGCTCAGCGTCGCTTTCGATCTTGCTACGCATCGCGGCTATGACAGCGACCATCCGCGCGTTGTGGGCGATGTCGGCAAGGCGGGCGTGGCGATCGACACGATCGAGGACATGAAGATCCTGTTCGACGGCATTCCGCTCGACCAGATGTCTGTTTCCATGACCATGAACGGCGCGGTCATTCCCATCCTCGCCTTCTTCATCGTGGCGGGCGAAGAGCAGGGGGTTGATCGCAAGCTGCTCGACGGGACCATTCAGAACGACATTCTGAAGGAGTTCATGGTCCGTAACACCTACATTTACCCGCCTGAACCGAGCATGCGGATCATTTCGGACATATTCGGCTATACCAGCCGCGAGATGCCCAAGTTCAACAGCATCTCCATTTCCGGCTACCATATGCAGGAAGCCGGTGCGACGCAGGTGCAGGAATTGGCCTTCACCATCGCCGACGGCATGGAATATGTGAAGTACGGCGTAGCGTCGGGCCTGGACATCGACAAATTCGCCGGCCGCCTCAGCTTCTTTTTCGCGATCGGCATGAATTTCTTCATGGAGATTGCAAAGCTGCGCGCGGCCCGCGTGCTGTGGCATCGGGCGATGACGAAGCTGGGCGCACAGGACGAACGATCCAAGATGCTGCGGACGCACTGCCAGACTTCGGGCGTGTCGCTGACGGAGCAGGATCCGTACAACAATGTCATGCGCACGACGATCGAAGCGATGGCCGCGATGCTGGGTGGCACGCAGTCTCTGCACACCAACGCGCTGGACGAGGCGATTGCCCTTCCGACCGACTTCTCTGCTCGTATCGCGCGCAACACGCAGATCGTCATCCAGGAAGAGACGGGCATGACCAAGGTGGTCGACCCGCTCGGCGGCTCCTACTATGTCGAGGCGCTGACCCAGCAGCTGGTCGATGCGGCGCAGGAAATCATCGACCGGGTCCAGGCAGAAGGCGGCATGGCTAAGGCTGTAGCGGCGGGATGGCCCAAGGCGATGATCGAGACAGCGGCGGCTGCTCGTCAGGCGCGCGTCGATCGGGGCGAGGACGTCATTGTCGGCGTCAACAAATACCGGCTTGCCAACGAAGACCTGCTGGAAACGCTGGAAGTCGATAACAGCAAGGTTCGTGAATCGCAGATCACCCGTATCAACCGGGTCAAGGCGGAGCGGGACGAGGAAGCGTGTCAGGCCGCCTTGGAAGCGCTGCGCAAGGCCGCTGCCGGTCCGCAGTCGATCGAGAATAATCTGCTTGCCCATGCAGTTGAAGCTGCGCGCGCGCGGGCGACGCTGGGCGAAATCTCCTCCGCGATGGAGGCCAGCTTCGATCGCTATGGCACGGTGCCGACGCCGGTGAAGGGCGTCTATGCGGAGCCTTATGCGCAGGACAGCCGCTGGAAACAGGTTCTTGACGGCGTGCAGGCCGTCGAGCGGCGCCTCGGCCGCAAACCGAAATTGCTCATCGCCAAGATGGGGCAGGACGGCCACGACCGGGGCGCCAATGTCATTGCATCCGCTTTTGGCGATATGGGTTTCGACGTGGTGTCGGGTCCGTTGTTCCAGACACCCGAGGAAACGGTGGTGCTGGCGCTTGATAGTGGCGTTGATGTCGTCGGCGCGTCCAGCCTTGCGGCGGGGCACAAGACGCTCATTCCCGAACTTATCAAGCAGCTGCGGGAGAAGGGGCGCGGCGACATCAAGGTGATCGCGGGCGGGGTTATTCCACCGCAGGATTATGACTTCCTTCGTGACGCGGGCGTGCAGGGCATTTATGGACCCGGCTCCAATGTCGTGGAGTGCGCCGCCGATGTGTTGCGCCTGCTCGGCCATAACATGCCCCCGGCGGGGCTGGAGGAAGCCGCTTGA
- the mce gene encoding methylmalonyl-CoA epimerase yields the protein MKLGRLNHIGVATPSLDSSIAYYRDVMGATITHQPFDLPAQGVKVCFVDTPGENGTAGTQIELIEPLGENSPIHGFIAKNPAGGQHHMCYEVPDIHEAKAWFEGLGKKVLGEPRIGAHGTLIFFVHPKDMNGVLTEIMETPKEGAH from the coding sequence ATGAAACTCGGCCGTCTCAACCATATCGGCGTCGCGACGCCTTCGCTGGACTCCAGCATCGCCTATTATCGCGACGTCATGGGCGCGACGATTACGCATCAGCCTTTCGACCTGCCTGCGCAGGGCGTGAAGGTGTGCTTCGTCGATACTCCCGGTGAAAATGGCACGGCGGGTACGCAGATCGAACTGATCGAGCCTTTGGGCGAGAACAGTCCAATCCACGGCTTCATCGCCAAGAACCCGGCCGGCGGGCAGCATCATATGTGTTATGAAGTGCCCGATATTCATGAGGCCAAGGCATGGTTCGAAGGTCTGGGCAAGAAGGTGCTCGGCGAACCGCGTATCGGGGCGCATGGCACGTTGATCTTCTTCGTGCATCCCAAGGATATGAATGGGGTGCTCACCGAAATCATGGAAACGCCGAAAGAGGGCGCACATTGA
- a CDS encoding acyl-CoA carboxylase subunit beta, which translates to MSKLAIIEQLEAKREAARLGGGQRRIDAQHAKGKLTARERLEVLLDEDSFEEVDMYVEHNCIDFGMDEQHIPGDGVVTGSGTINGRLVFVFSQDFTVYGGAVSERHAMKICKIMDMAMKVGAPVIGLNDSGGARIQEGVASLAGYAEIFQRNVLASGVVPQISVIMGPCAGGAVYSPAMTDFIFMVKDSSFMFVTGPDVVKTVTNEIVTQEELGGAITHTTKSGVADLAFENDIEALLAVRDFVDFLPASNKEPVPERPSADAWDRIEESLDTLVPANANQPYDMHELIRKVIDEGDFFEVQPAHAGNIICGFGRIEGKTVGIIANQPMVLAGVLDINSSKKAGRFVRFCDAFEIPIVTFVDVPGFLPGTAQEHSGIIKHGAKLLFAYAEATVPKITVITRKAYGGAYDVMSSKHLRGDLNYAWPTAEIAVMGAKGAVEIIFRGKTPEEIADRTKEYENRFANPFVAASKGFIDEVIQPHSTRKRIALGLRKLRNKALENPWKKHDNIPL; encoded by the coding sequence ATGTCGAAGCTCGCCATTATCGAACAGCTGGAAGCCAAGCGGGAAGCCGCGCGCCTGGGCGGTGGCCAGCGCCGCATTGACGCGCAGCATGCCAAGGGCAAGCTGACGGCGCGGGAGCGGCTCGAAGTGCTGCTCGATGAGGACAGCTTCGAAGAAGTCGATATGTATGTCGAGCATAACTGCATCGACTTCGGCATGGACGAGCAGCATATTCCGGGCGATGGCGTGGTCACCGGGTCGGGCACGATCAACGGTCGCCTGGTCTTCGTGTTCAGCCAGGACTTCACCGTCTATGGCGGCGCGGTGTCGGAACGGCACGCGATGAAGATCTGCAAGATCATGGACATGGCGATGAAGGTCGGTGCTCCCGTGATCGGTCTCAACGATTCGGGCGGCGCCCGCATCCAGGAAGGCGTCGCCTCGCTCGCAGGCTATGCCGAAATCTTCCAGCGCAATGTGCTGGCGTCGGGCGTGGTGCCGCAAATCAGCGTCATCATGGGTCCGTGCGCGGGCGGTGCAGTCTACTCGCCAGCAATGACCGACTTCATCTTCATGGTGAAGGACTCAAGCTTCATGTTCGTTACCGGGCCGGACGTGGTGAAGACCGTGACGAACGAGATCGTCACACAGGAAGAGCTTGGCGGGGCGATCACGCACACCACCAAGTCGGGCGTTGCTGACCTGGCTTTCGAAAATGACATTGAGGCGCTGTTGGCGGTCCGCGACTTCGTTGATTTCCTGCCTGCGTCGAACAAGGAGCCGGTGCCAGAGCGTCCGAGCGCGGACGCTTGGGACAGGATTGAAGAGAGCCTGGACACGTTGGTTCCTGCAAATGCCAACCAGCCTTACGACATGCATGAATTGATCCGAAAGGTGATCGACGAAGGCGACTTCTTCGAGGTGCAGCCGGCGCATGCGGGCAACATCATCTGCGGTTTCGGCCGGATCGAGGGTAAGACCGTCGGCATCATCGCCAATCAGCCGATGGTGCTGGCGGGTGTGCTGGACATCAACTCATCGAAGAAAGCCGGGCGCTTCGTCCGCTTTTGCGATGCGTTCGAAATCCCGATCGTTACCTTCGTCGATGTGCCGGGCTTCCTGCCGGGCACCGCGCAGGAGCATTCGGGCATCATCAAGCATGGCGCCAAGCTGCTCTTCGCTTATGCCGAAGCGACCGTGCCGAAGATCACCGTCATCACGCGCAAGGCCTATGGGGGCGCTTATGACGTTATGAGCTCCAAGCATTTGCGGGGTGACCTCAACTATGCCTGGCCCACCGCGGAAATCGCGGTGATGGGCGCCAAAGGCGCGGTCGAGATCATCTTCCGCGGCAAGACGCCCGAAGAGATCGCGGATCGGACGAAGGAATATGAGAACCGCTTCGCCAACCCGTTCGTGGCGGCGAGCAAGGGCTTCATCGACGAAGTGATCCAGCCGCATTCGACCCGCAAGCGGATTGCCCTGGGCCTGCGCAAGCTGCGCAACAAGGCGCTGGAGAATCCGTGGAAGAAGCACGACAACATCCCGCTTTAA
- a CDS encoding helix-turn-helix domain-containing protein, which yields MARGNRIFAGQRLRQLRLDHRMDQATMAQALGISVSYLSQLENDDRPLTAKVKAAVASAFPTDWASFDSREEEQLLGAFTFALAHPELPGAPMEPERIEKLHLQFPEFAARYIDLYNAHMRANERINMIEEAIANDHEVQARLPWEAARDWFHEAGNYVHALDCLAEDMAKSFSAGQALDEGMLVEALARRHGIETLIADTPDSALRAYSSTDRRLFINAALPTESRKFMLSHQLMMLEGQAVIADVVNRAAMPVEGADRLLTIGLGNYAAGALLMPYAEFREAARAVRHDIDRLARRFGVSFEQACHRLSTLQRPGLRGIPFFFCRVDMAGNITKRHSATRLQFARFGGACPLWNVHEAVAIPDRINVQLGETPDGVRYVSMAKGLVKPSGSYSRTPRRYAVVLGCEVAHAANFVYADGLQLEMEGAATPIGITCRLCSRQGCDQRAFPPADRPIRVDPDNRQIVPYWIG from the coding sequence ATGGCACGAGGCAATCGCATTTTCGCAGGTCAGCGGCTCCGGCAACTCCGTCTGGACCACCGGATGGATCAGGCAACGATGGCGCAGGCGCTTGGCATTTCCGTCTCCTATCTCAGTCAGCTTGAGAATGACGACCGTCCGTTGACCGCCAAGGTGAAGGCTGCCGTGGCCAGCGCCTTTCCAACCGACTGGGCAAGTTTCGACAGCCGGGAAGAGGAGCAGCTTCTCGGAGCCTTTACCTTCGCCCTCGCCCATCCGGAACTGCCCGGCGCGCCGATGGAGCCGGAGCGGATTGAAAAGCTGCATCTTCAATTCCCCGAATTCGCAGCCCGCTACATCGATCTCTATAACGCCCATATGCGTGCCAACGAGCGCATCAACATGATCGAGGAAGCGATTGCCAACGATCATGAGGTGCAGGCCCGTCTTCCCTGGGAAGCGGCGCGCGACTGGTTTCATGAGGCGGGCAATTATGTCCACGCGCTCGATTGCCTGGCCGAGGATATGGCGAAGAGCTTTAGCGCAGGACAGGCGCTGGACGAAGGCATGCTGGTCGAAGCGCTGGCGCGGCGGCATGGCATCGAAACGCTGATCGCCGACACGCCGGACTCCGCCCTGCGCGCTTATTCGTCAACCGACCGCAGATTGTTCATCAACGCCGCGCTTCCGACCGAAAGCCGCAAATTCATGTTGTCCCACCAACTGATGATGCTGGAGGGGCAGGCGGTCATCGCCGATGTCGTCAATCGGGCCGCCATGCCGGTCGAGGGTGCAGACCGCCTCCTGACCATCGGGCTTGGCAATTATGCCGCGGGCGCGCTGCTGATGCCCTATGCCGAATTTCGCGAGGCCGCCCGCGCGGTGCGGCACGATATAGACCGTCTCGCCCGCCGTTTCGGGGTCAGCTTCGAACAGGCCTGCCATCGCCTGTCCACTCTTCAACGGCCAGGGCTGCGCGGCATTCCCTTCTTCTTCTGCCGCGTCGATATGGCGGGTAACATCACCAAGCGGCACAGCGCCACGCGCCTGCAATTTGCGCGCTTCGGCGGCGCATGCCCCTTGTGGAACGTGCATGAAGCAGTGGCCATTCCCGATCGGATCAATGTCCAACTCGGGGAGACGCCCGACGGCGTACGCTATGTCTCCATGGCAAAGGGACTGGTAAAGCCCTCTGGCAGCTATTCACGCACCCCGCGCCGTTATGCTGTCGTACTGGGTTGTGAAGTCGCCCATGCCGCGAACTTCGTCTATGCCGACGGGCTACAACTGGAAATGGAGGGCGCGGCCACGCCGATCGGCATCACCTGCCGCCTCTGTTCACGGCAGGGATGTGACCAGCGCGCCTTCCCACCCGCCGACCGCCCGATCCGCGTCGATCCGGATAATCGGCAGATTGTCCCCTACTGGATAGGATGA
- a CDS encoding 2OG-Fe dioxygenase family protein yields MGSGIFLDTGISADLARGGFARVGGNEMRDILGVDDAAWDLFSNSWDDLGPDLYMADGGRYRRRRHAAFHCEQGHFARKPHQPHYQSRDYNPLNGDVQRWFDPVHQQVIDNPVMQAIFTFCAQIFDAAGARPWHVEMHQFRIETQQDHVGRPTPEGLHRDGVDWVFVMLVERRNVREGVTRIGSPDGEPLGEFTLVRPGDAVLIDDHRILHGVTEIHAVDPDHPAWRDALVVTFAKGR; encoded by the coding sequence ATGGGTAGTGGCATTTTTCTCGATACGGGCATTTCCGCAGACCTCGCGCGTGGCGGATTCGCGCGCGTTGGTGGAAATGAGATGCGCGATATTCTCGGTGTCGATGACGCGGCGTGGGATCTTTTTTCGAACAGCTGGGATGATCTCGGCCCCGACCTTTATATGGCGGATGGGGGACGCTATCGGCGGCGGCGACATGCTGCCTTCCACTGCGAGCAGGGCCATTTTGCGCGTAAACCACACCAGCCCCATTATCAGAGCCGCGACTATAATCCCCTGAACGGAGACGTGCAGCGCTGGTTCGATCCCGTGCATCAGCAGGTGATCGATAACCCGGTGATGCAGGCGATCTTTACCTTTTGCGCACAAATCTTCGACGCAGCCGGCGCGCGGCCATGGCATGTAGAGATGCACCAGTTCCGCATCGAAACGCAGCAGGACCATGTGGGCCGCCCTACCCCGGAGGGCCTACACCGCGACGGCGTGGATTGGGTGTTCGTAATGCTGGTCGAGCGCCGCAACGTACGCGAGGGCGTAACCCGCATCGGGTCACCCGATGGCGAACCGCTTGGCGAATTCACCCTTGTCCGGCCGGGCGATGCGGTGCTGATTGACGACCACCGCATTCTGCACGGCGTCACCGAAATCCACGCGGTCGATCCAGACCATCCTGCCTGGCGCGATGCGCTGGTGGTCACTTTTGCCAAGGGTAGATAG
- the gor gene encoding glutathione-disulfide reductase has translation MSDYDFDLFVIGAGSGGVRASRVAAAHGARVAVAEEYRVGGTCVIRGCVPKKLLIYGAHFAEDLKDARRFGWNVPDCDFEWKVLRDNVLADVDRLEGLYRNTLSSHKVELIPERATVIGPHKVKLASGREVSAKYILIATGAWPVIPEIEGAEHGITSNEAFHLEDRPRRIVIVGGGYIANEFAGIFNEFGSHVTIVNRSGTLLRGYDEQIRDRLMQISTMKGIVFRFNAKMDRIEKNEDGTLCVHFADGDPVPCDTVMFATGRRPHVEGLGLESAGVELDEQGAIKVDDYSRTSCESIYAVGDVTDRLQLTPVAIREGHAFADTIFGGNPRTVDYDCVPSAVFSHPPLAGVGLTEAQAKNTLGTVKVYTSDFRPMKNVLAGRDERALYKMVVDATTNRVVGLHMIGPDAPEILQAAAIAVKAGLTKQQFDDTVALHPSMAEELVLLK, from the coding sequence ATGAGCGATTATGATTTCGACCTTTTCGTCATCGGCGCAGGTTCCGGCGGCGTTCGTGCATCGCGCGTCGCCGCCGCGCATGGTGCAAGGGTCGCGGTGGCTGAAGAATATCGGGTCGGCGGCACCTGCGTCATTCGCGGGTGCGTGCCCAAGAAACTGCTGATCTACGGCGCGCATTTTGCCGAGGATCTGAAGGATGCTCGACGGTTCGGCTGGAACGTCCCGGATTGCGATTTCGAATGGAAGGTGCTGCGCGACAATGTGCTGGCGGATGTGGACCGGCTGGAGGGCCTCTACCGAAATACGCTGTCCAGTCATAAGGTTGAGCTGATCCCCGAACGGGCGACCGTTATCGGCCCGCATAAGGTGAAGCTGGCGAGCGGGCGGGAGGTCAGCGCGAAATATATCCTGATTGCGACCGGCGCCTGGCCCGTCATCCCCGAAATCGAGGGCGCGGAGCATGGCATCACGTCGAACGAAGCCTTTCATCTGGAGGATCGGCCCAGGCGGATCGTCATCGTAGGGGGTGGCTATATCGCCAATGAATTTGCGGGCATCTTCAACGAGTTCGGCAGCCATGTGACGATCGTCAACCGATCGGGCACGCTGCTGCGCGGTTATGATGAGCAGATTCGTGATCGGCTGATGCAGATTTCAACGATGAAAGGCATTGTCTTCCGCTTCAACGCGAAGATGGACCGCATCGAAAAGAATGAGGACGGGACGCTGTGCGTGCATTTTGCCGATGGCGATCCGGTTCCTTGCGACACGGTGATGTTCGCTACGGGCCGCCGGCCGCATGTCGAAGGGCTTGGCCTGGAGAGCGCGGGCGTGGAACTGGACGAACAGGGCGCCATCAAGGTCGATGACTATAGCCGGACCAGCTGTGAGAGCATCTATGCGGTGGGCGATGTCACCGACCGGTTGCAACTGACGCCGGTCGCGATCCGCGAAGGGCATGCCTTTGCCGACACGATATTTGGCGGCAATCCCCGGACGGTGGATTATGACTGCGTGCCTTCCGCTGTGTTCAGCCATCCGCCGCTCGCTGGCGTCGGCCTGACAGAGGCGCAGGCGAAAAACACGTTGGGTACGGTAAAGGTCTATACGTCCGACTTCCGGCCCATGAAGAATGTGCTGGCCGGACGCGATGAGCGGGCGCTCTACAAGATGGTGGTGGATGCGACGACCAATCGGGTGGTTGGGCTGCACATGATCGGGCCTGACGCACCGGAGATTTTGCAGGCGGCGGCGATCGCAGTGAAGGCCGGGCTTACCAAGCAACAGTTCGACGATACGGTCGCACTCCATCCGAGCATGGCGGAAGAGCTGGTCTTGCTGAAATAA
- the pgi gene encoding glucose-6-phosphate isomerase yields MSSPALEAIAAIPQIELKSAFAADPSRLSKFTLTQGPLRFDWSKTHLTSAMLDGFLKLAEEMDFARWRDAFFAGEPINSSEGRAAEHPAERGQGNAESVSRVKMLHARMRALIDAIEGEALGPIRHILHIGIGGSALGPNLIIDALGGDGGRYDVAIVSNVDGTALERAMARFDPEATLIAVASKTFTTTETMLNAASAINWLVEAGVEDPYGKVIALTASPEKAIEWGVDETRILPFAESVGGRYSLWSSIGFPAALALGWDAFESLLEGAAAMDRHFRLSAPAQNAPLIAAFVDQYYARMLGCQTRALFAYDERLRLLPSYLQQLEMESNGKSVTRDGTPVDGPTAPITWGGVGTDAQHAVFQLLHQGTVLAPVEFIASIEPGHALDPAHHRALLVNCFAQGAALMQGKDNDADPARAYPGNRPSTTILLDDVTPDALGALIAFYEHRTFANAVLMGINPFDQFGVELGKEIAKSIETEGAKGFDPSTMALIELALGAV; encoded by the coding sequence ATGTCCAGCCCTGCACTGGAGGCGATCGCCGCCATCCCACAGATCGAATTGAAGTCTGCCTTCGCGGCCGACCCAAGCCGGCTGAGCAAGTTTACGCTGACCCAGGGACCGCTGCGTTTCGACTGGTCCAAGACGCATCTGACGAGCGCGATGCTGGACGGATTTCTGAAACTGGCGGAAGAGATGGACTTTGCCAGGTGGCGCGATGCGTTCTTCGCGGGCGAGCCGATCAACAGCAGTGAAGGCCGTGCTGCCGAGCATCCCGCCGAACGTGGGCAAGGCAATGCGGAAAGCGTGTCGCGCGTCAAGATGCTGCACGCGCGGATGCGTGCGCTGATCGATGCGATCGAGGGAGAGGCGCTGGGGCCGATCCGGCACATATTGCATATCGGCATCGGTGGTTCAGCGCTTGGCCCGAACCTGATCATCGATGCGCTTGGAGGGGACGGCGGGCGCTATGACGTTGCGATCGTGTCCAATGTCGATGGCACTGCCCTGGAACGAGCCATGGCGCGCTTCGACCCCGAAGCAACCCTGATCGCTGTTGCGTCCAAGACATTTACGACAACGGAAACAATGCTGAACGCGGCTAGCGCCATCAACTGGCTGGTCGAGGCGGGTGTGGAGGATCCCTATGGCAAGGTCATCGCGCTGACGGCCAGCCCTGAAAAGGCGATCGAATGGGGCGTGGATGAGACGCGCATCCTGCCCTTCGCCGAAAGCGTGGGCGGCCGATATTCGCTGTGGTCCTCGATCGGTTTTCCGGCCGCCCTCGCGCTGGGATGGGACGCTTTCGAGAGCCTGCTGGAGGGCGCGGCGGCAATGGACCGGCACTTCCGTCTGTCTGCCCCCGCACAGAACGCGCCGCTGATCGCTGCCTTCGTCGATCAATATTATGCGCGGATGCTGGGTTGCCAGACGCGCGCGCTGTTCGCTTATGATGAGCGGTTGAGGCTGCTCCCATCCTATCTCCAGCAGCTGGAGATGGAGAGCAACGGCAAGAGCGTGACGCGCGATGGAACGCCGGTTGATGGGCCGACCGCCCCGATCACCTGGGGTGGGGTGGGAACGGATGCCCAGCACGCCGTGTTCCAGTTGCTGCATCAGGGCACGGTCCTGGCGCCTGTCGAGTTCATTGCGTCGATCGAACCGGGGCACGCCCTTGACCCCGCGCATCACCGGGCATTGCTGGTAAACTGCTTCGCGCAGGGCGCGGCGTTGATGCAAGGGAAGGACAATGATGCCGACCCTGCTCGCGCCTATCCCGGCAACCGGCCTTCCACGACGATCCTGCTGGATGATGTGACGCCCGACGCCCTGGGGGCGCTGATCGCCTTTTACGAACATCGGACCTTTGCCAATGCCGTGCTGATGGGGATCAATCCTTTCGACCAGTTCGGTGTGGAGTTGGGCAAGGAGATCGCGAAGTCGATCGAGACCGAGGGTGCGAAAGGCTTTGATCCTTCAACCATGGCCTTGATCGAGTTAGCGTTGGGCGCTGTCTGA